A genomic region of Caenorhabditis elegans chromosome V contains the following coding sequences:
- the hif-1 gene encoding Hypoxia-inducible factor 1 (Confirmed by transcript evidence) produces MEDNRKRNMERRRETSRHAARDRRSKESDIFDDLKMCVPIVEEGTVTHLDRIALLRVAATICRLRKTAGNVLENNLDNEITNEVWTEDTIAECLDGFVMIVDSDSSILYVTESVAMYLGLTQTDLTGRALRDFLHPSDYDEFDKQSKMLHKPRGEDTDTTGINMVLRMKTVISPRGRCLNLKSALYKSVSFLVHSKVSTGGHVSFMQGITIPAGQGTTNANASAMTKYTESPMGAFTTRHTCDMRITFVSDKFNYILKSELKTLMGTSFYELVHPADMMIVSKSMKELFAKGHIRTPYYRLIAANDTLAWIQTEATTITHTTKGQKGQYVICVHYVLGIQGAEESLVVCTDSMPAGMQVDIKKEVDDTRDYIGRQPEIVECVDFTPLIEPEDPFDTVIEPVVGGEEPVKQADMGARKNSYDDVLQWLFRDQPSSPPPARYRSADRFRTTEPSNFGSALASPDFMDSSSRTSRPKTSYGRRAQSQGSRTTGSSSTSASATLPHSANYSPLAEGISQCGLNSPPSCSIKSGQVVYGDARSMGRSCDPSDSSRRFSALSPSDTLNVSSTRGINPVIGSNDVFSTMPFADSIAIAERIDSSPTLTSGEPILCDDLQWEEPDLSCLAPFVDTYDMMQMDEGLPPELQALYDLPDFTPAVPQAPAARPVHIDRSPPAKRMHQSGPSDLDFMYTQHYQPFQQDETYWQGQQQQNEQQPSSYSPFPMLS; encoded by the exons ATGGAAGACAATCGGAAAAG aaacatGGAACGCCGTCGTGAAACATCGAGACACGCGGCTCGTGATCGTCGGTCTAAAGAATCGGATATATTTgatgatctgaaaatgtgtGTGCCTATTGTTGAAGAAGGTACCGTAACTCATCTAGACCGTATTGCACTTCTTCGTGTTGCCGCCACAATTTGTCGACTGCGCAAGACAGCCGGTAATG tattggaaaacaatttggaCAATGAAATCACAAATGAGGTATGGACTGAAGACACCATCGCCGAATGCTTGGACGGCTTTGTTATGATTGTTGACAGTGATTCTTCAATTCTTTACGTCACTGAAAGTGTTGCAATGTATTTAGGATTAACACAG acagatTTAACAGGTCGAGCCCTTCGAGACTTTCTTCATCCATCCGACTATGACGAGTTTGACAAGCAATCAAAAATGCTGCACAAGCCACGTGGCGAGGACACAGACACCACCGGCATCAACATGGTGCTTCGAATGAAGACAGTCATCAGCCCACGTGGAAGATGTCTGAATTTGAAGAGTGCTTTGTACAAATCAGTGTCTTTCCTGGTtcattcaaaagtttcaactgGTGGACACGTGTCATTCATGCAAGGTATCACAATTCCTGCTGGACAGGGTACAACTAATGCAAATGCATCTGCAATGACAAAG TACACGGAAAGCCCAATGGGTGCATTCACAACTCGTCACACTTGCGACATGCGCATCACTTTCGTTTCGGATAAGTTCAATTACATCTTGAAAAGTGAGCTGAAGACTCTCATGGGCACCAGTTTCTACGAATTGGTACATCCAGCCGATATGATGATAGTATCAAAATCCATGAAGGAACTTTTTGCCAAAGGACACATCCGTACCCCGTATTACCGGTTGATTGCTGCAAATGACACACTTGCCTGGATTCAAACAGAAGCTACTACAATCACACATACGACGAAAGGACAAAAAGGACAATATGTCATTTGTGTTCATTACGTTCTCGGAATCCAAGGAGCTGAAGAGTCATTGGTAGTTTGCACTGATTCAATGCCAGCTGGAATGCAAGTAGATATCAAGAAGGAAGTGGATGATACAAGAGACTATATTGGAAGACAACCTGAAATTGTGGAATGCGTCGATTTTACTCCATTGATCGAGCCAGAAGATCCATTTGATACGGTTATTGAGCCAGTCGTTGGTGGAGAAGAACCTGTTAAGCAGGCTGATATGG GAGCACGTAAGAACAGCTACGATGACGTTTTGCAATGGCTTTTTCGCGACCAGCCAAGCTCTCCGCCGCCGGCACGCTACCGGTCAGCGGACCGCTTCAGGACAACCGAACCGTCGAATTTCGGTTCCGCTCTGGCCTCGCCGGACTTCATGGATTCGTCATCTCGTACCTCCCGACCGAAGACATCATACGGACGAAGAGCACAAAGTCAGGGAAGTCGAACAACTGGATCGTCTTCCACGTCAGCATCGGCCACATTGCCACACAGTGCCAACTACTCGCCACTTGCAGAGGGCATCTCACAATGTGGACTTAACAGTCCCCCGAG TTGCAGTATCAAATCTGGACAAGTCGTGTACGGAGACGCTCGATCTATGGGACGTAGCTGCGATCCGTCCGATTCGTCACGACGCTTTTCCGCCCTTTCACCATCAGATACTCTCAATGTGTCGTCCACTAGAGGCATCAACCCAGTCATCGGAAGCAATGATGTGTTCTCCACTATGCCTTTTGCCGATTCTATCGCCATTGCCGAAAGGATCGATTCGTCGCCAACATTAACCTCTGGCGAACCAATACTTtgtg ACGATCTTCAATGGGAAGAGCCTGATTTATCGTGCTTGGCACCATTCGTTGACACTTATGATATGATGCAAATGGACGAGGGGTTACCACCAGAGCTTCAAGCTCTTTACGACTTGCCTGACTTTACACCTGCGGTACCTCAAGCCCCAGCTGCTCGGCCTGTGCACATTGAC agaaGCCCACCAGCGAAGCGAATGCACCAATCAGGTCCCTCAGATTTAGATTTTATGTACACTCAACATTATCAACCATTCCAACAAGACGAGACATATTGGCAAGGACAGCAACAGCAAAATGAACAACAGCCTAGTTCTTATTCCCCATTTCCAATGCTCTCTTGA
- the hif-1 gene encoding Hypoxia-inducible factor 1 (Confirmed by transcript evidence) — MERRRETSRHAARDRRSKESDIFDDLKMCVPIVEEGTVTHLDRIALLRVAATICRLRKTAGNVLENNLDNEITNEVWTEDTIAECLDGFVMIVDSDSSILYVTESVAMYLGLTQTDLTGRALRDFLHPSDYDEFDKQSKMLHKPRGEDTDTTGINMVLRMKTVISPRGRCLNLKSALYKSVSFLVHSKVSTGGHVSFMQGITIPAGQGTTNANASAMTKYTESPMGAFTTRHTCDMRITFVSDKFNYILKSELKTLMGTSFYELVHPADMMIVSKSMKELFAKGHIRTPYYRLIAANDTLAWIQTEATTITHTTKGQKGQYVICVHYVLGIQGAEESLVVCTDSMPAGMQVDIKKEVDDTRDYIGRQPEIVECVDFTPLIEPEDPFDTVIEPVVGGEEPVKQADMGARKNSYDDVLQWLFRDQPSSPPPARYRSADRFRTTEPSNFGSALASPDFMDSSSRTSRPKTSYGRRAQSQGSRTTGSSSTSASATLPHSANYSPLAEGISQCGLNSPPSIKSGQVVYGDARSMGRSCDPSDSSRRFSALSPSDTLNVSSTRGINPVIGSNDVFSTMPFADSIAIAERIDSSPTLTSGEPILCDDLQWEEPDLSCLAPFVDTYDMMQMDEGLPPELQALYDLPDFTPAVPQAPAARPVHIDRSPPAKRMHQSGPSDLDFMYTQHYQPFQQDETYWQGQQQQNEQQPSSYSPFPMLS, encoded by the exons atGGAACGCCGTCGTGAAACATCGAGACACGCGGCTCGTGATCGTCGGTCTAAAGAATCGGATATATTTgatgatctgaaaatgtgtGTGCCTATTGTTGAAGAAGGTACCGTAACTCATCTAGACCGTATTGCACTTCTTCGTGTTGCCGCCACAATTTGTCGACTGCGCAAGACAGCCGGTAATG tattggaaaacaatttggaCAATGAAATCACAAATGAGGTATGGACTGAAGACACCATCGCCGAATGCTTGGACGGCTTTGTTATGATTGTTGACAGTGATTCTTCAATTCTTTACGTCACTGAAAGTGTTGCAATGTATTTAGGATTAACACAG acagatTTAACAGGTCGAGCCCTTCGAGACTTTCTTCATCCATCCGACTATGACGAGTTTGACAAGCAATCAAAAATGCTGCACAAGCCACGTGGCGAGGACACAGACACCACCGGCATCAACATGGTGCTTCGAATGAAGACAGTCATCAGCCCACGTGGAAGATGTCTGAATTTGAAGAGTGCTTTGTACAAATCAGTGTCTTTCCTGGTtcattcaaaagtttcaactgGTGGACACGTGTCATTCATGCAAGGTATCACAATTCCTGCTGGACAGGGTACAACTAATGCAAATGCATCTGCAATGACAAAG TACACGGAAAGCCCAATGGGTGCATTCACAACTCGTCACACTTGCGACATGCGCATCACTTTCGTTTCGGATAAGTTCAATTACATCTTGAAAAGTGAGCTGAAGACTCTCATGGGCACCAGTTTCTACGAATTGGTACATCCAGCCGATATGATGATAGTATCAAAATCCATGAAGGAACTTTTTGCCAAAGGACACATCCGTACCCCGTATTACCGGTTGATTGCTGCAAATGACACACTTGCCTGGATTCAAACAGAAGCTACTACAATCACACATACGACGAAAGGACAAAAAGGACAATATGTCATTTGTGTTCATTACGTTCTCGGAATCCAAGGAGCTGAAGAGTCATTGGTAGTTTGCACTGATTCAATGCCAGCTGGAATGCAAGTAGATATCAAGAAGGAAGTGGATGATACAAGAGACTATATTGGAAGACAACCTGAAATTGTGGAATGCGTCGATTTTACTCCATTGATCGAGCCAGAAGATCCATTTGATACGGTTATTGAGCCAGTCGTTGGTGGAGAAGAACCTGTTAAGCAGGCTGATATGG GAGCACGTAAGAACAGCTACGATGACGTTTTGCAATGGCTTTTTCGCGACCAGCCAAGCTCTCCGCCGCCGGCACGCTACCGGTCAGCGGACCGCTTCAGGACAACCGAACCGTCGAATTTCGGTTCCGCTCTGGCCTCGCCGGACTTCATGGATTCGTCATCTCGTACCTCCCGACCGAAGACATCATACGGACGAAGAGCACAAAGTCAGGGAAGTCGAACAACTGGATCGTCTTCCACGTCAGCATCGGCCACATTGCCACACAGTGCCAACTACTCGCCACTTGCAGAGGGCATCTCACAATGTGGACTTAACAGTCCCCCGAG TATCAAATCTGGACAAGTCGTGTACGGAGACGCTCGATCTATGGGACGTAGCTGCGATCCGTCCGATTCGTCACGACGCTTTTCCGCCCTTTCACCATCAGATACTCTCAATGTGTCGTCCACTAGAGGCATCAACCCAGTCATCGGAAGCAATGATGTGTTCTCCACTATGCCTTTTGCCGATTCTATCGCCATTGCCGAAAGGATCGATTCGTCGCCAACATTAACCTCTGGCGAACCAATACTTtgtg ACGATCTTCAATGGGAAGAGCCTGATTTATCGTGCTTGGCACCATTCGTTGACACTTATGATATGATGCAAATGGACGAGGGGTTACCACCAGAGCTTCAAGCTCTTTACGACTTGCCTGACTTTACACCTGCGGTACCTCAAGCCCCAGCTGCTCGGCCTGTGCACATTGAC agaaGCCCACCAGCGAAGCGAATGCACCAATCAGGTCCCTCAGATTTAGATTTTATGTACACTCAACATTATCAACCATTCCAACAAGACGAGACATATTGGCAAGGACAGCAACAGCAAAATGAACAACAGCCTAGTTCTTATTCCCCATTTCCAATGCTCTCTTGA
- the hif-1 gene encoding Hypoxia-inducible factor 1 (Confirmed by transcript evidence) gives MEDNRKRNMERRRETSRHAARDRRSKESDIFDDLKMCVPIVEEGTVTHLDRIALLRVAATICRLRKTAGNVLENNLDNEITNEVWTEDTIAECLDGFVMIVDSDSSILYVTESVAMYLGLTQTDLTGRALRDFLHPSDYDEFDKQSKMLHKPRGEDTDTTGINMVLRMKTVISPRGRCLNLKSALYKSVSFLVHSKVSTGGHVSFMQGITIPAGQGTTNANASAMTKYTESPMGAFTTRHTCDMRITFVSDKFNYILKSELKTLMGTSFYELVHPADMMIVSKSMKELFAKGHIRTPYYRLIAANDTLAWIQTEATTITHTTKGQKGQYVICVHYVLGIQGAEESLVVCTDSMPAGMQVDIKKEVDDTRDYIGRQPEIVECVDFTPLIEPEDPFDTVIEPVVGGEEPVKQADMGARKNSYDDVLQWLFRDQPSSPPPARYRSADRFRTTEPSNFGSALASPDFMDSSSRTSRPKTSYGRRAQSQGSRTTGSSSTSASATLPHSANYSPLAEGISQCGLNSPPSIKSGQVVYGDARSMGRSCDPSDSSRRFSALSPSDTLNVSSTRGINPVIGSNDVFSTMPFADSIAIAERIDSSPTLTSGEPILCDDLQWEEPDLSCLAPFVDTYDMMQMDEGLPPELQALYDLPDFTPAVPQAPAARPVHIDRSPPAKRMHQSGPSDLDFMYTQHYQPFQQDETYWQGQQQQNEQQPSSYSPFPMLS, from the exons ATGGAAGACAATCGGAAAAG aaacatGGAACGCCGTCGTGAAACATCGAGACACGCGGCTCGTGATCGTCGGTCTAAAGAATCGGATATATTTgatgatctgaaaatgtgtGTGCCTATTGTTGAAGAAGGTACCGTAACTCATCTAGACCGTATTGCACTTCTTCGTGTTGCCGCCACAATTTGTCGACTGCGCAAGACAGCCGGTAATG tattggaaaacaatttggaCAATGAAATCACAAATGAGGTATGGACTGAAGACACCATCGCCGAATGCTTGGACGGCTTTGTTATGATTGTTGACAGTGATTCTTCAATTCTTTACGTCACTGAAAGTGTTGCAATGTATTTAGGATTAACACAG acagatTTAACAGGTCGAGCCCTTCGAGACTTTCTTCATCCATCCGACTATGACGAGTTTGACAAGCAATCAAAAATGCTGCACAAGCCACGTGGCGAGGACACAGACACCACCGGCATCAACATGGTGCTTCGAATGAAGACAGTCATCAGCCCACGTGGAAGATGTCTGAATTTGAAGAGTGCTTTGTACAAATCAGTGTCTTTCCTGGTtcattcaaaagtttcaactgGTGGACACGTGTCATTCATGCAAGGTATCACAATTCCTGCTGGACAGGGTACAACTAATGCAAATGCATCTGCAATGACAAAG TACACGGAAAGCCCAATGGGTGCATTCACAACTCGTCACACTTGCGACATGCGCATCACTTTCGTTTCGGATAAGTTCAATTACATCTTGAAAAGTGAGCTGAAGACTCTCATGGGCACCAGTTTCTACGAATTGGTACATCCAGCCGATATGATGATAGTATCAAAATCCATGAAGGAACTTTTTGCCAAAGGACACATCCGTACCCCGTATTACCGGTTGATTGCTGCAAATGACACACTTGCCTGGATTCAAACAGAAGCTACTACAATCACACATACGACGAAAGGACAAAAAGGACAATATGTCATTTGTGTTCATTACGTTCTCGGAATCCAAGGAGCTGAAGAGTCATTGGTAGTTTGCACTGATTCAATGCCAGCTGGAATGCAAGTAGATATCAAGAAGGAAGTGGATGATACAAGAGACTATATTGGAAGACAACCTGAAATTGTGGAATGCGTCGATTTTACTCCATTGATCGAGCCAGAAGATCCATTTGATACGGTTATTGAGCCAGTCGTTGGTGGAGAAGAACCTGTTAAGCAGGCTGATATGG GAGCACGTAAGAACAGCTACGATGACGTTTTGCAATGGCTTTTTCGCGACCAGCCAAGCTCTCCGCCGCCGGCACGCTACCGGTCAGCGGACCGCTTCAGGACAACCGAACCGTCGAATTTCGGTTCCGCTCTGGCCTCGCCGGACTTCATGGATTCGTCATCTCGTACCTCCCGACCGAAGACATCATACGGACGAAGAGCACAAAGTCAGGGAAGTCGAACAACTGGATCGTCTTCCACGTCAGCATCGGCCACATTGCCACACAGTGCCAACTACTCGCCACTTGCAGAGGGCATCTCACAATGTGGACTTAACAGTCCCCCGAG TATCAAATCTGGACAAGTCGTGTACGGAGACGCTCGATCTATGGGACGTAGCTGCGATCCGTCCGATTCGTCACGACGCTTTTCCGCCCTTTCACCATCAGATACTCTCAATGTGTCGTCCACTAGAGGCATCAACCCAGTCATCGGAAGCAATGATGTGTTCTCCACTATGCCTTTTGCCGATTCTATCGCCATTGCCGAAAGGATCGATTCGTCGCCAACATTAACCTCTGGCGAACCAATACTTtgtg ACGATCTTCAATGGGAAGAGCCTGATTTATCGTGCTTGGCACCATTCGTTGACACTTATGATATGATGCAAATGGACGAGGGGTTACCACCAGAGCTTCAAGCTCTTTACGACTTGCCTGACTTTACACCTGCGGTACCTCAAGCCCCAGCTGCTCGGCCTGTGCACATTGAC agaaGCCCACCAGCGAAGCGAATGCACCAATCAGGTCCCTCAGATTTAGATTTTATGTACACTCAACATTATCAACCATTCCAACAAGACGAGACATATTGGCAAGGACAGCAACAGCAAAATGAACAACAGCCTAGTTCTTATTCCCCATTTCCAATGCTCTCTTGA
- the hif-1 gene encoding PAS domain-containing protein (Confirmed by transcript evidence) — MERRRETSRHAARDRRSKESDIFDDLKMCVPIVEEGTVTHLDRIALLRVAATICRLRKTAGNVLENNLDNEITNEVWTEDTIAECLDGFVMIVDSDSSILYVTESVAMYLGLTQTDLTGRALRDFLHPSDYDEFDKQSKMLHKPRGEDTDTTGINMVLRMKTVISPRGRCLNLKSALYKSVSFLVHSKVSTGGHVSFMQGITIPAGQGTTNANASAMTKYTESPMGAFTTRHTCDMRITFVSDKFNYILKSELKTLMGTSFYELVHPADMMIVSKSMKELFAKGHIRTPYYRLIAANDTLAWIQTEATTITHTTKGQKGQYVICVHYVLGIQGAEESLVVCTDSMPAGMQVDIKKEVDDTRDYIGRQPEIVECVDFTPLIEPEDPFDTVIEPVVGGEEPVKQADMGARKNSYDDVLQWLFRDQPSSPPPARYRSADRFRTTEPSNFGSALASPDFMDSSSRTSRPKTSYGRRAQSQGSRTTGSSSTSASATLPHSANYSPLAEGISQCGLNSPPSCSIKSGQVVYGDARSMGRSCDPSDSSRRFSALSPSDTLNVSSTRGINPVIGSNDVFSTMPFADSIAIAERIDSSPTLTSGEPILCDDLQWEEPDLSCLAPFVDTYDMMQMDEGLPPELQALYDLPDFTPAVPQAPAARPVHIDRSPPAKRMHQSGPSDLDFMYTQHYQPFQQDETYWQGQQQQNEQQPSSYSPFPMLS; from the exons atGGAACGCCGTCGTGAAACATCGAGACACGCGGCTCGTGATCGTCGGTCTAAAGAATCGGATATATTTgatgatctgaaaatgtgtGTGCCTATTGTTGAAGAAGGTACCGTAACTCATCTAGACCGTATTGCACTTCTTCGTGTTGCCGCCACAATTTGTCGACTGCGCAAGACAGCCGGTAATG tattggaaaacaatttggaCAATGAAATCACAAATGAGGTATGGACTGAAGACACCATCGCCGAATGCTTGGACGGCTTTGTTATGATTGTTGACAGTGATTCTTCAATTCTTTACGTCACTGAAAGTGTTGCAATGTATTTAGGATTAACACAG acagatTTAACAGGTCGAGCCCTTCGAGACTTTCTTCATCCATCCGACTATGACGAGTTTGACAAGCAATCAAAAATGCTGCACAAGCCACGTGGCGAGGACACAGACACCACCGGCATCAACATGGTGCTTCGAATGAAGACAGTCATCAGCCCACGTGGAAGATGTCTGAATTTGAAGAGTGCTTTGTACAAATCAGTGTCTTTCCTGGTtcattcaaaagtttcaactgGTGGACACGTGTCATTCATGCAAGGTATCACAATTCCTGCTGGACAGGGTACAACTAATGCAAATGCATCTGCAATGACAAAG TACACGGAAAGCCCAATGGGTGCATTCACAACTCGTCACACTTGCGACATGCGCATCACTTTCGTTTCGGATAAGTTCAATTACATCTTGAAAAGTGAGCTGAAGACTCTCATGGGCACCAGTTTCTACGAATTGGTACATCCAGCCGATATGATGATAGTATCAAAATCCATGAAGGAACTTTTTGCCAAAGGACACATCCGTACCCCGTATTACCGGTTGATTGCTGCAAATGACACACTTGCCTGGATTCAAACAGAAGCTACTACAATCACACATACGACGAAAGGACAAAAAGGACAATATGTCATTTGTGTTCATTACGTTCTCGGAATCCAAGGAGCTGAAGAGTCATTGGTAGTTTGCACTGATTCAATGCCAGCTGGAATGCAAGTAGATATCAAGAAGGAAGTGGATGATACAAGAGACTATATTGGAAGACAACCTGAAATTGTGGAATGCGTCGATTTTACTCCATTGATCGAGCCAGAAGATCCATTTGATACGGTTATTGAGCCAGTCGTTGGTGGAGAAGAACCTGTTAAGCAGGCTGATATGG GAGCACGTAAGAACAGCTACGATGACGTTTTGCAATGGCTTTTTCGCGACCAGCCAAGCTCTCCGCCGCCGGCACGCTACCGGTCAGCGGACCGCTTCAGGACAACCGAACCGTCGAATTTCGGTTCCGCTCTGGCCTCGCCGGACTTCATGGATTCGTCATCTCGTACCTCCCGACCGAAGACATCATACGGACGAAGAGCACAAAGTCAGGGAAGTCGAACAACTGGATCGTCTTCCACGTCAGCATCGGCCACATTGCCACACAGTGCCAACTACTCGCCACTTGCAGAGGGCATCTCACAATGTGGACTTAACAGTCCCCCGAG TTGCAGTATCAAATCTGGACAAGTCGTGTACGGAGACGCTCGATCTATGGGACGTAGCTGCGATCCGTCCGATTCGTCACGACGCTTTTCCGCCCTTTCACCATCAGATACTCTCAATGTGTCGTCCACTAGAGGCATCAACCCAGTCATCGGAAGCAATGATGTGTTCTCCACTATGCCTTTTGCCGATTCTATCGCCATTGCCGAAAGGATCGATTCGTCGCCAACATTAACCTCTGGCGAACCAATACTTtgtg ACGATCTTCAATGGGAAGAGCCTGATTTATCGTGCTTGGCACCATTCGTTGACACTTATGATATGATGCAAATGGACGAGGGGTTACCACCAGAGCTTCAAGCTCTTTACGACTTGCCTGACTTTACACCTGCGGTACCTCAAGCCCCAGCTGCTCGGCCTGTGCACATTGAC agaaGCCCACCAGCGAAGCGAATGCACCAATCAGGTCCCTCAGATTTAGATTTTATGTACACTCAACATTATCAACCATTCCAACAAGACGAGACATATTGGCAAGGACAGCAACAGCAAAATGAACAACAGCCTAGTTCTTATTCCCCATTTCCAATGCTCTCTTGA
- the hif-1 gene encoding Hypoxia-inducible factor 1 (Partially confirmed by transcript evidence) has protein sequence MEDNRKRNMERRRETSRHAARDRRSKESDIFDDLKMCVPIVEEGTVTHLDRIALLRVAATICRLRKTAGNVLENNLDNEITNEVWTEDTIAECLDGFVMIVDSDSSILYVTESVAMYLGLTQTDLTGRALRDFLHPSDYDEFDKQSKMLHKPRGEDTDTTGINMVLRMKTVISPRGRCLNLKSALYKSVSFLVHSKVSTGGHVSFMQGITIPAGQGTTNANASAMTKYTESPMGAFTTRHTCDMRITFVSDKFNYILKSELKTLMGTSFYELVHPADMMIVSKSMKELFAKGHIRTPYYRLIAANDTLAWIQTEATTITHTTKGQKGQYVICVHYVLGIQGAEESLVVCTDSMPAGMQVDIKKEVDDTRDYIGRQPEIVECVDFTPLIEPEDPFDTVIEPVVGGEEPVKQADMGIYSVTDEYEQRVYGQISAGNDIEDCDMDSDTESIEDSGLAPEFDVDLAPIYNEKMEVDGEDEDGGEEEHVRTATMTFCNGFFATSQALRRRHATGQRTASGQPNRRISVPLWPRRTSWIRHLVPPDRRHHTDEEHKVREVEQLDRLPRQHRPHCHTVPTTRHLQRASHNVDLTVPRVSNLDKSCTETLDLWDVAAIRPIRHDAFPPFHHQILSMCRPLEASTQSSEAMMCSPLCLLPILSPLPKGSIRRQH, from the exons ATGGAAGACAATCGGAAAAG aaacatGGAACGCCGTCGTGAAACATCGAGACACGCGGCTCGTGATCGTCGGTCTAAAGAATCGGATATATTTgatgatctgaaaatgtgtGTGCCTATTGTTGAAGAAGGTACCGTAACTCATCTAGACCGTATTGCACTTCTTCGTGTTGCCGCCACAATTTGTCGACTGCGCAAGACAGCCGGTAATG tattggaaaacaatttggaCAATGAAATCACAAATGAGGTATGGACTGAAGACACCATCGCCGAATGCTTGGACGGCTTTGTTATGATTGTTGACAGTGATTCTTCAATTCTTTACGTCACTGAAAGTGTTGCAATGTATTTAGGATTAACACAG acagatTTAACAGGTCGAGCCCTTCGAGACTTTCTTCATCCATCCGACTATGACGAGTTTGACAAGCAATCAAAAATGCTGCACAAGCCACGTGGCGAGGACACAGACACCACCGGCATCAACATGGTGCTTCGAATGAAGACAGTCATCAGCCCACGTGGAAGATGTCTGAATTTGAAGAGTGCTTTGTACAAATCAGTGTCTTTCCTGGTtcattcaaaagtttcaactgGTGGACACGTGTCATTCATGCAAGGTATCACAATTCCTGCTGGACAGGGTACAACTAATGCAAATGCATCTGCAATGACAAAG TACACGGAAAGCCCAATGGGTGCATTCACAACTCGTCACACTTGCGACATGCGCATCACTTTCGTTTCGGATAAGTTCAATTACATCTTGAAAAGTGAGCTGAAGACTCTCATGGGCACCAGTTTCTACGAATTGGTACATCCAGCCGATATGATGATAGTATCAAAATCCATGAAGGAACTTTTTGCCAAAGGACACATCCGTACCCCGTATTACCGGTTGATTGCTGCAAATGACACACTTGCCTGGATTCAAACAGAAGCTACTACAATCACACATACGACGAAAGGACAAAAAGGACAATATGTCATTTGTGTTCATTACGTTCTCGGAATCCAAGGAGCTGAAGAGTCATTGGTAGTTTGCACTGATTCAATGCCAGCTGGAATGCAAGTAGATATCAAGAAGGAAGTGGATGATACAAGAGACTATATTGGAAGACAACCTGAAATTGTGGAATGCGTCGATTTTACTCCATTGATCGAGCCAGAAGATCCATTTGATACGGTTATTGAGCCAGTCGTTGGTGGAGAAGAACCTGTTAAGCAGGCTGATATGG GAATTTATTCGGTGACGGATGAGTATGAGCAACGTGTTTATGGGCAAATTTCTGCCGGCAATGATATAGAAGACTGCGATATGGATTCTGATACAGAATCCATAGAAGATTCCGGTTTAGCACCGGAATTCGATGTGGATCTGGCTCCGATTTATAATGAGAAAATGGAAGTTGACGGAGAGGATGAGGACGGCGGAGAGGAG GAGCACGTAAGAACAGCTACGATGACGTTTTGCAATGGCTTTTTCGCGACCAGCCAAGCTCTCCGCCGCCGGCACGCTACCGGTCAGCGGACCGCTTCAGGACAACCGAACCGTCGAATTTCGGTTCCGCTCTGGCCTCGCCGGACTTCATGGATTCGTCATCTCGTACCTCCCGACCGAAGACATCATACGGACGAAGAGCACAAAGTCAGGGAAGTCGAACAACTGGATCGTCTTCCACGTCAGCATCGGCCACATTGCCACACAGTGCCAACTACTCGCCACTTGCAGAGGGCATCTCACAATGTGGACTTAACAGTCCCCCGAG TATCAAATCTGGACAAGTCGTGTACGGAGACGCTCGATCTATGGGACGTAGCTGCGATCCGTCCGATTCGTCACGACGCTTTTCCGCCCTTTCACCATCAGATACTCTCAATGTGTCGTCCACTAGAGGCATCAACCCAGTCATCGGAAGCAATGATGTGTTCTCCACTATGCCTTTTGCCGATTCTATCGCCATTGCCGAAAGGATCGATTCGTCGCCAACATTAA